The region TTAGCATTGATGGCAGGCGCAAGAGGTGGAAAGGTTTGTTACTATGCATTTTACTAACACAACATATCAAGTTGGGTATGCAATGCCTGTATTATAGTACAGGTCACCAACTTTTGCTAGTTGAACCAGTTACCAATACAGCAAATTCTCACATTTCTGTGGTGATACATGATTTGTATCCCTCCTTCGTGTGAATGTTTCCCATGAGGGCGTCAAGTGCAGGATCTCACCATTAAAACTTGTTCAATCCGTCTCACGTGGATTTTGATAGTGGATCCCCCACTTGACCCCTCATGTGAAATCCCCACAAAGGGGATCCAAACCAGTGATACATGCCTATatcatatttatatttttaaGAACATAAAATACAGAAAAATGAATCGTCGTGTCATTTTATTCTATAGGTTATAATTGCTGGTGCAACTGCACCAGAGTACAAGTGGGACACTGATGGTGTAAAACTTCGTTCTGCTGTTATGTCACTAACAGTTCTGTAGCCATGtcttgaaatttggtatgccAACATTTTTGTATCATGCAACATTGTTCGCTATTTTAAGCTGAGATTTATATATAAACTTGATGGAATATAGAAGATCACCAATTTCCTTGTAATGAGACTATTTATTTTTGTAATGTGTATGTATTCCAAAACATTCTATTATATTCAAAATGTTTCTCAGTGCAACGACGGTTGGAGACATGTTCACCTGCTTCATACTCTAGCTAAGTGTTTATGTATGTCATTAATGTGATAAAAAGTTATCAATTCTTTTGTATGGCAAGTAGTGTTATTTCTTGTCCTAATTCGCTTGTGTAGCATTACGGTTTGTAGCTTCCATATTTATGTTTCTTTCTTAATTTGTAGCTGTTCTTTACTTCTGATGCATGATCAAGTAACTTTGTAACATTTGATGGATATAATTTATTATGGATACACAAAAATTCTCTTACTAATCACTGAGATATGATTCTCACGTATTGGTATCAGCAAGATCGTCTCACCCGACCAAAacataatactcctatttatcaATGAACACAGACTTAGTCACTTTTTCAATATGGAATATTTGGTTACTTTTTAACCATATTTACAGCATCTAAATAATTACATATTGCAGTGTAAAACTGTTTAATCTTTCTAATCATATGATAATGACGAACACGAGGCAGGACTAAATAGCTTGCACCAAATTACAGATTTATGGTATGATCACTTCTGTGTTGCAACTTGGTGCAAACTAAAACAACTTATGTAGCAATATCAAGTTATGCCAAATTGGTTTACACCACACTGGTAAGGAATCAGAATGTTAGATGACTCTTAAGATTGAAACGCCTTCCATTTCAAcccaaaaaaacaaaaatataagACTGGTAGTTAGTTTCACACTCAACAACCAAAGTACATCCATTATACATCATTCATTTATTGAAATTAAAGTTCTTAAAATCTGACAGTTATTTCATAGGTATATATAGAATCAATTGAGCCAATGTTATTAATAACTAACTCCATTTTGTAATAACCATCCTAAAACAGTATGTTTGCTCATCAATTCCTCCATTAATCATAGTAAACATCAACAGATTCAGCATAACTCTACTGAGAAATGAAAAGGCACTCATTCTCAACTTGAGCGAGTGAAAGAATGATTACGATAGATATGTTACCCTCACCGCTTGATTCTTCAACTTCATTTCTAAACACAAGCACTATTGTTGCACTTTGCGTATTCTTTGCACTCCTCTGTGCTTGCATCATCGTAGGCCACCTTCTCGAAGAGAATCAATGGGCCAACGAATCCATCACTGCCCTCCTTCTTGTACAAACTCAACTCATTCTTTACCTTTTCTCCACTTACAAATATGTTACTTTCTATTTCGAAATTTTCTTGAATTGGTTAATTGAGTGCAGGGTTTGTGTTCTGGAGTGGTGGTGTTGTTGGTGACGAAGTTTCACAGTACCAAGATTCTAATATTCAATGAAGATTTGTTCTTTCTTTACTTGCTTCCACCAATCATTTTCAATGCCGGGTACTTATGATTATTATCATCTCTCTCTATTTCTTTATTTACTTCacattttatttctttttgtaCGATTTTTAATACCATTTCAGTTTCCAAGTCAAGAAGAAACAGTTCTTCAAGAATTTCACTAGTATTCTTCTGTTTGGTGTCCTTGGAACAGTTATTTCTTTCTGTCTTATATCTCTTGGTAAGATCACTGTTTATCAACCCTCTCGAGTTTCAAATTGTTTTCCGAACCGAAAAAAAGTTGCTTTCACTGCAATTAATGAACCTATGTGAAATGAATAGGATGAATACTCAATATAGTTTTCTATTTCTGCAACTTCTCTAGGTGCCTTTCTACTCTTTAACGGGATTGGTATAACTAACCTCGGCATAAAAGATCACCTAGGTGAGACATCTTCATTTTAACGCAATTTCTGTCTACCTATCTCTTTCGATCTAGTCTTACCTCTTCTGATTGTTCACGAACCTTACATGTGAAGCCATTGGGGCCATACTGTCAGCAACTGACTCGGTTTGTACATTACAGGTATATAATATTCTAACCTCAGCTCAAACATAAATTCACATTTTGATCATTTAACGACTTTCTTTTCCTTTTTGCAATGAAGGTTCTGAGTCAAGACGAAACACCTTTTCTTTACAGCATTGTATTTGGCGAAGGAGTAGTAAATGATGCCACATCCATTGTTCTTTTCAATTCAGTCCAAACACTTAACTTCAGCAGTATCAATGCTATTACAGCTTTGAAATTGTTGGGGACGTTCCTTTACCTCTTTTGCACTAGTACTGCTCTTGGCGTAATTGTAAGTTCAAATCGAAATCTATGAATGATGAGAGTGGTGTCGCAGTTCTATTCTGACTTGCTATATGACGACTTTTCAGATTGGCCTTTTAAGTGCTTATATTATTAAAACACTTTACTTTGGGAGGTATGATTAAAACTCTATAGTGTAACAAGTGCTTAACAAAGTCTCAATGTTGCGCACCTGACGTAATTCTTTTACTTTCAGGCACTCTACAGATCGTGAAGTTGCGCTTATGATGTTAATGGCATATCTGTCATATATGATTGCCGAGGTACAAAATCACTATCTACAAAGACATTTTAGTTGATAATTATACTTCAttatgttattttatttttaaaaagagGGTTATTGGAAAAAAAAATCCTAACTGGCAAACAGCATCATAAATGCAACGATTCAGATTATAATTTAAAGCTATATACATTTGTGTGGCTTTTTCAGCTTATGAATCTCAGTGGAATTTTGACTATTTTCTTCTGTGGCGTTGTTATGTCACACTACACATGGCACAATGTTACAGGAAACTCGAGGACAACAACCAAGTAAGGACATTATCTTAAACATTTTTATATGTTACACTTACAGGAAAATATTAGCATATATTGATGTTGATCAATCTGTTAAGATCTGAATCTAATGACAATTATGAACATTTTTATCAAAATTGGTTAAATCGTTTCATTATACACGAGCATTTCCCCCTCTCTTTTTTCTGACAGTTATTGAACAACCAGCAATCTAAACTTTATTTTGGTACTGATTGCATTGGATCTTAATTTACAAAATACTTTCGTAATTTCAGGCACTCCTTTGCAACTCTCTCGTTTATAGCGGAAACCTTTATATTTCTATATGTTGGCATGGATGCTCTAGACATTGACAAATGGAAAAGAAGCAAAGCCAGGTAGCTGAAAACATCTCTAGTTCACACTTTAGTTTATTCCCGTTCTTTTCATCAAATATAACACAATCATAAACACTAGCTTTGATTTCAATCATTTTCTAACCACATTATCATCGGAGCAGCATAGGAACTTCAGTTGCTGTCAGCTCAACTTTGATTTCATTAGTTTTGATTGGAAGAGCAGCATTTGTTTTCCCTATTGCAAACATTGCAAACTGCATCAAAACAAGAGAGAGCACAAAAATTGAGTTTCGATCACAGGTTTTTACTGTCTTACTAACACCAACACTACAAATTGAAAGAGTGTTCGATACATGCTAATGTCCAATACCGACACATGTGATAACATTCAATCACATCTATTTTGTTAATTATTACCAGTGTCAACGTATCAGTTTCATGTCATATGTCCGTGTTTGTATCAGTACTTCGTAGATCATGTTGCCTTCTATTTCCCTTAAGTGCTAACATTTCAGTTAACTTCACTGAATTTCTGTTGAACTGTTCAAAATGTCAGTTTATAATATGGTGGGCAGGCTTGATGAGAGGTGCCGTGACCATTGCCTTGTCTTATAATCAGGCAAGCACGTGCTTTAACTTCGTTCTTTGCTGAAAATTCTGTTTAAATCATACATTTGATCTGTGGTGCTGCTTTCAAGTGCAGTTTTCAAAATCTGAGATAGCATCTGCTGAAAACTCTGCATTAATGATCACGTCAACTATAATCCTCGTCTTATTCAGTACCGTGGTGGGTTTTCATGTTGACGTACATAATAAGAATTGCATTAGGATCACATAAATACTAATTCGCCAGTTCTCATTGCCAACGAAAACAAAATGCAAACAGGTATTTGGTTCCATAACAAAGCCTTTGATTGAGGCTGTGAAGTTAAGGCATTCGAAACCAGCCATTTCTGACTCCACTGATAATCAAGAGGATATGAGATTACTATTCCTTGAAAGCAATTGTTCCGGCAACCAAAGCAACGATCAGCCAAATCATAGACGAAGTACACTGAGTTTGCTGATGCGTTATCCTACTACTACAGTTCACTACTTTTGGAGGAAATTTGATGACAAGTTTATGAGACCTGTATTTGGTGGTAGAGGTTTTGTTCCGGTTGCTCCTGGTTCACCACCTGCCGAAGACGAGATTTCTTGAAACACAAGCAAATAGTAcctgttttgttttttattttctgGTTTTAGTATGAAGCATTGGAAACCAGGTGGTATATTTGCATCTAAAACTCAGCAGAGAATGAAAACATAAACTATATTTTATGACTATTTGAGGAAAATTTTGTATTCTTTACTTTCATTAGCATTGATTAGAAATATGACATACACTATAGTTTGGCGTAATACATAGTAATCTCGGCCAAAAGTTGTATTATGTATTAATAAATATCTCAAACAAAAAGTATTGCTTATTGCTCCTTAAGTATTGCTTCATAACCCTAATGAAAAATCAAAACCATATTTAGATTTCGGAAATGCATCTGACGCATCTATTCACACACAATTCATTTGTTATTGAGCCACACTTCAATTTTATGACAAAATATAATTCAGAAATGAATCTCATAATACCTTAAGGAGATATATTTTTCAAATTCTAAACAGATACAAAAACAGAAATAAATTAATGCCGATAATTGTTATGATGTACATAAAAATCGAAACATTACATAGATAATTgttaatataaataaaaaatatatttcaTCATAAAATAGGAAATTTTAACATCTTCAAAATATCTTATGTGGATCTCGCAATCTTCTAATCCTATTCGATCGAACCTTTTGTAACGGTGAAATGTACTCCTCATAACCCTAAAATTTTCATCCGTCTTCAGCTCAAACTTGCTGAAATGAATCTTTCATTCGTTGTCAATCGAGGGTGCACGGTATTCGAGTTTCACATTTTTTCAATTGTCTAAGTATTCTAGGAGATTCTCCAGTATAGATTTCAGATCTACAAGAGAGGTGTACTCAGTGACCTTAAATTCTAGTGAGACCTTCGCGTCATTGAAGTAGACACATCTGAGATGCCAATATATTCTCATTTGGTATAATGTGATTTTGTTAAAAATATGAGATGAGAGAACAATATTTATACAAGTTTTAGGCTAATATGGAACTTAGAAACCTGATCATGTCCTAAAAGAGTACCCGAAGATGCATTTCCTGATACATCCTGTTTCGTTGTGTGAAATTCGTGAAAATTGGATGGATTTAGAGATGCATTTCCGAATACACTCATGTTcgtatttttttttaaatatttgGGATGTGTTCGAAGATGCATTTCTGAATTTACCCAACACTATTCATATACAACCTATTTTAGAAATATAACTTGTTTTAGAATAAGAAAATGgtgattttttttgaaaattgaaTCATACATTGAAATCTATAAAAAATATATACATTTGATATcattaatataaataaaaaattacatACAAAACATGTCTAACCACTCAAATACGTATTTGAATAAAAACTAAATTGAATAGAAATACGTgtcaatatatatatatatatatatatatatatatatatatatatgggtgATTATGCGTTTGACTGTTATTTATTTGTTTCTTTTTTGATATCGCTCAAGTTGGTAAATTCATGCATCCAATCTAAAAAATAATCCAATTACAACACGAAACCCAAAATTGGATGCCTCAGTGCGAATCCATTAGAGCATATGAACACGAATCTCAAACTCTTGTAAATTTGTAAATTGGTTGTCAACATCTACCTCATTGACATCAACATGTTTGATATCCGTAGACACAATAGGGTTGGCGATAACATCAAGGCACACCATATCTAAGACAAACAATAACAAAAAATAATCAAAAAAGAGTCTGAAATGAACCCTGAACAATTACAAAAACGCATTTCCGTATGAATTCACCTTTACTATGGAAATGCATTTCTAGACTCAACGTAACCTTTTCAGttcaaaaatcagattaatgtGAGCAATGATGAATGAAATACATGAACTTTACCTTAAATTTCAACTTCTTTTGCTTCTTTTAATGTGATGAAACACAAGAATGAAGTTTTATAGAGCAAAAATTGATTGAGAAAGTAAGGATTTTTTAAAGGGTTTTGAGAGAAAATTAAAGTTTAATCATGAAGAAGAAGAACACGCATGGTGCTGTTTTAATAAATTTTCCTCTTGATAATTCCGGAAATGCATCTGCGAAATTGTCACTAACATGCAAATGTGGCATATTTCAAATTTCCGCTTCACAAATCCGGAAACGCATTTCCGGATTTGTCACTAAATCGATAATTTAGAAAAATCCTTCATGGGGTGGGTTCGGAAAAGCATCTCTAGACTAAATTTTTGGGAAAAATATGGGGTGAGACTCAATTAGGACGTATTTTTGTGTGATCAAGGTGCGTCCGAAATACATTTTCAAAATCTGAAGGGCATTTTCGGATATCCTTAGGGTGTTTTTCCATCATTTAGAGTGAGATAAACAATTCcaaaaaaaataatgaaagaaaaaaagagaaCTAACCCACATAATAAGGTTTCAGTCACTTCTCATATCAAAAGCTTATGGACCGAAAGTAAAAAGGCCTTTGTTACGAGTGCAATGCTTTTACCATACTTAAACCTGACACCCCTCAATTGCAATGCTTTTACCATAATACTCTTTGTGATCTTTTACATTTTAAAAAAATATCGTGTTTCCAGATTTTTGAGAAATTTCATAGTTTTTACCGAATTTTGGGGGGACATCATGAATTTTTACTGGATTTTTGGGGGATCTATGAGTTTTAACCGATTTTTGGGGGGAAATTATGAGATTTTACCGGATTTTTCAAACAATCGATGAGTTTTTattgaatttaaaaaaaataatataaaatcATATTTTTTACTAGATTTGAACTATCGAGAATTTCAAATATATTACCAGAATTTTCAAAAATCTATGAGTTTTTATCGGATTTTTCAAAAAATCTATGaattttaatcaaaattttcaaaaaatatataaatttttATCGATGAAAGCGACAAAAAAAAGTTTTTTAAACACATGTCACCTCTCTAACTCTCACCAGAAAACCACAAGCTTTTAAGTTTTGTGGTATAATAAAATAAGTTCTAATGTTGATCGTCGTCGACAGTGACACCACCCGTAACTTCATATCACATAGGTTAATTCATAAATTAGAATGGTGTATTGAAGAGACATTCTACTATTAAGTGATTACTACAACATGAGAAGTACTATCATTTTAGAGAGAGATAGAGGGAAAGGCAAAATGTAGTTCCTGCACTAAAGTAAGAGGATCCTCCTCCATTGATTAGGAAGAAGATCCTATAACTCTGGTCTCTCTAACTTCCCCTAACTGTAGGTAAATTTTAAGAGAGAGATGAAAAAGTCATGAAAAAGAGGAGGGAAACAACATGAGAAGTACTATCATTTTAGAGAGAGATAGAGGGAAACGCAGAGTGGAGTTCCTGCACTAAAGTCAGATGATCCTCCTCCCATTGATTATGGTATTGTCTTTCAACCACTGTTAAACTAGTGGTTCGGCCTAATGAGAGGTGCACTTAGCCCAAGGTTTTAAAAATTGATCACGGTCGCGTAAAAGGTTTTTTGATTTTGGTCGATACAAATATCTTGACACTGATTACATACAATGTGAATTAAccataatttattttttaatataaaaatgGTGATACGGTATCGGTATCAGCATTTTTCGATATCTTTTTGTCACGCTCATTTTTGCAGTTGCGGACCATTTTTTAAAATCTAGTTAATCATATCCTATGCGAGGTTAACCAAATTACATGGATCAATCTATTTTTGTAATCACATAATGTATATTTCAATAATAAATTTTATACATATATAGAAGGCAAACATGAAACAAGCTGCGTCACTATTCCTTTTTCGATCACAAAATCAATCCTCTTAAAAACTCCACTCATAGACTTAGGAGATACAACATTGCTATTCATAAGTCTTTGAACTTTCTGTAAAATATCAACGACTTCTAGTGCTAGGAAACCAAAAGTGTCAAAGACAAACGGTATAAATGCATATTGATTATTAGAACACACTATCTCATATTTGACCACTTTACTTGAAGCACCCGACGCAATTTGACTTTGCAAAATGGTTTGAAATTGGTTAAAAACTAGttttttcaaaaccaattttacGGCATGCTAGTTTTAAAAAATGTTTATTTACATGTTGATTTTAAGAAATGGATTTTCAAAATGTATcattaattataaaaaatttaaGTTCTTGCCCTCTAATTTATTTAAGGCTTAATATTCTTAAGTTTGAATTTAAAAAGATTATTTGAGTCCTTCAACTTTTCAAAAAGTATGACATTAGTCTTTTCCATCTAAATGTCAATAAAATTGTCAATTTTTTATTGATGTGGTAAATATTGTGTAACACTGTGTTAGCATGGAATTCTGACGTGCGGAGTTCGACAAAGAGAATATGATACTAAGACAATGCTTATTTAAAAATGAAGACATACGGTGACATGTCTGACTAGATCAGTGTTCGACCATAATGTCGAGTTCGACACATTGGCCATGCATTTTTGACTTAGCATTTTTTCCAAATGATGAGAATGTTTCCCCTCATAACTCGACAAGTTGAGTCATCAACCGTGACAATTGAGATGGGGTAAAAGGATAAGATCGAGTAACTGTTTTTAATCTTATATAAATGTCGATGTCACATGGAAACAAAATAGAAGGTTGAAAACTTCACAGAGGATTACGTGTCGGACAGTGAAGAAATAGCCGTTGTAGGCAGTTATTTTTACATTAGTATATATAGTGGTTCTAGCGTTAAAAATCAGGTGGCAATATTATTACAAAATCTCCATAGAACTCAAAGTACCCAAGCTAGAGCGAGAAACGAGTTTGGGAGGAACATGTATGATTTTGTACacaaaattttatttgtttaatcAAAATAACTCTTACCTTCTCTTTACTTTATCTTAGACTTTTATCACTTTTCCCAGTTTATTTCATATTGGATTTTGACACAGTCGAAATCATTAATTTCTTTGTTTACCTTCAAACTTTTTCTTGCTACTTTAATGAACACTAAATTTTAAACCTACAACGATAGTCGAACACCTTTTCTTTGAAAATTATGCACGGTTAAAACTATTCAAAACTAAGTGATTGTTTACCCAAAACATCGGTAAACAAATTTGCATGCCCAGTGAGACTCTTTTGTGCAAAAGTTTCAAATTTTTACAACTGTTGTGTTTATTGTGTTTTAAATTGTTCTTCATGCATGAAATGTTTCCAATgtttatgtgtgtatgtgtttgAGAAGTGGTAAATCCCTCCTTAAAATAGTGCGTCCACCTTCGAATAACACCTCTACTTTTAACCCTCAGAACAATCGCAAAATGCATGAGAAAAACCGATATGATCAAAGGCTATAGGTGTGGTTGTTTCGACCCCTGTTGGAACAACTGCTTCTACAATATCATCGATTCCAATACCTTCGATACTATCTGATGGGGCGGTTCCCTCACCATATTCAGTGAGTCTCCCAATTAACCTCACGGCCATAAGTCCAACTCTGGAGGACCCTAGGCTACCTtattgttgaaaagtatatttccggaaaatatttttatatcgtatccacagagatttgttgatattaccgccgttctataatttCAATTGTTGTAAGTTTAaaaagtaaccaagttgtttttgaatgaattgttatctcttgagtaaaatgacactaagacaataaaattagttttaaaatcaaatataaaaggcttggcaagattggagttcactatccAAATTTCTTATGTTTCCTTACTGACAACTATATGGACTTAAaattattgatgatattcaagtatcctctcaataacatttatttctaaatgagattgtgataatcactatattaatcattagacgatttctccacctaactattaatataacatctttaatgtttgatacaaaagaagagtagtgtataaatctatttctacaatttattcactacttgaaagcatATTTTAAGTGAAGACTTGAATAATCTTTCTCAACAGTAACTCAAATCTGAATATTCAAAATAGGGCAAAAATATCAATCGTTACATCAATAATCTTTTGTCACATACAAGAGTCAATAGGAATACATAATCAATAAGGGATAGCTACTACCTTCAATCTTTACAAAATAGGGTTTAACTCCTCATCATCATATTTGACAGCAAATGGAATACAAAAATAACctctgtttttcttctccaaCACTTGTGAATGATAATCTTTCCTTTTCTCCCATTGTGTGTTTAAAGAGTTCATCCTTTCCCTAAATGTCTCATTTTGGTCTAAAACAGAAAAGTGCTCTAAAAATGATCTAAAACTATCACACTTAAGTTGGGTTCAAAACATAACAAGTGGCCCAAAATAATTAGGAAGCTTGCT is a window of Lathyrus oleraceus cultivar Zhongwan6 chromosome 6, CAAS_Psat_ZW6_1.0, whole genome shotgun sequence DNA encoding:
- the LOC127098038 gene encoding sodium/hydrogen exchanger 1 yields the protein MITIDMLPSPLDSSTSFLNTSTIVALCVFFALLCACIIVGHLLEENQWANESITALLLGLCSGVVVLLVTKFHSTKILIFNEDLFFLYLLPPIIFNAGFQVKKKQFFKNFTSILLFGVLGTVISFCLISLGAFLLFNGIGITNLGIKDHLAIGAILSATDSVCTLQVLSQDETPFLYSIVFGEGVVNDATSIVLFNSVQTLNFSSINAITALKLLGTFLYLFCTSTALGVIIGLLSAYIIKTLYFGRHSTDREVALMMLMAYLSYMIAELMNLSGILTIFFCGVVMSHYTWHNVTGNSRTTTKHSFATLSFIAETFIFLYVGMDALDIDKWKRSKASIGTSVAVSSTLISLVLIGRAAFVFPIANIANCIKTRESTKIEFRSQFIIWWAGLMRGAVTIALSYNQFSKSEIASAENSALMITSTIILVLFSTVVFGSITKPLIEAVKLRHSKPAISDSTDNQEDMRLLFLESNCSGNQSNDQPNHRRSTLSLLMRYPTTTVHYFWRKFDDKFMRPVFGGRGFVPVAPGSPPAEDEIS